CCTTGGCCAGAATGCCGAGGATCCCCACCTCGGCTGCACGATGATCGGCTGCTGCCACGCCCGGCCGTCGATCGCGACATCCAGCCCCTCCACGCTGAAGAACCGCCCGCTGCGGTGCACGACATTGCCGCTCCCGGTTCGAACGACCAGCCGTCGATCTTCTCAAGCGGCACCCGCTCGACGGTGAAGCGGTGCGCCTGGCGCGCCCGGCGAGCCAGGCGTCGACGTCCTGGGTCCGCATGCCCGTACCGGCCACGACGGCCCGCAGGGAACGCTCCAGCCGTGCGGGCAGCCGGGTGTCATCCCGCGCTGCCAGCTGTGTCGCGGTCGTCATGCTCGATCCCTTCGATACGAGGTCCGCCAGCGCACCGCGCGCAGCGCGGTGACACCCGCCCTCACCTGGTCAGCCGGGCCACGGCCGGGCCGTACGCTCGTCGCTCGCGGTGACGGCGGGCCGGGCGGGCCGGCGCCGGCCCGCCCGTAGACCGCTCCCCGCACGGCCGGACGCCCCCGCCGGCGAGGAACATGGCGGTGCCCCGGCACGACCCGTCCCGGGCAACCGACACATACAGCCCGGCGGGCGAGTGATCCGCCCGCCCCGCGCCCGCGATGCGGGGTGGACGGGCGGGCGCGGCAGCATGCGCGGTGCTCTTCCTGCGGCTCGGTGTGCGGGCCGCCGACCGCCGCCGCGGCCGACGCGGCCGCCGCGGCGGCGATCGGTGCGGGCAGGACGAACCCGGAAGAACGCTGATCACGACGCACTGCGGTCCTCGGCCGAGGAGGTGGCAGGTGCCGTGACCCGCAGCCGGCCGTTGGATATCTCACCGGTGACCGGTGGCCCTCCCCGCACGACGGAGCCGCCCAGGAGAATCGAGTCCCGCACGACGGCTTTGCGCACCCGGCACTGCGGCCCGAGGGCGACATACGGGCCCAGGACGCTGTCCTCGACCACGCTGCCCGCGCCGAGGACGAGCGGCCCGCGCAGCACGGAGCGGGTCACCCGCGCACCGCGCTCCACCGTCACATCGCCGTGCACGACACTCGCCGCGTCGACCACACCGGCGATGTTCGGAGGTAACCCGTCCAGCAGCAGCCGATTGCAGGCCAGCAGGCCCTCGACCGTGCCGGTGTCCTTCCACAGGCCGGTGAAAGGCTGCGCGGAGACGGTACCCCCCGCATCGATCAGGTACTGGATCGCGTCGGTGATCTCCAGTTCACCGCGCGGGCTGGGACTGATCCGGTCTACTGCGGCACAGATCTCCGTCGTGAAGAAGTAGACACCCATGATCGCCAGATCGCTCGGCGGCAAGGCGACTTCTCCACCACCGCACGGACATTGCCGTCCGCACGGAGGCCGGCCACACCGTACTGGCTCGGATCGGCGACCTTGGCAAGCAGCAGCTTCGCGGCCGGCCGGCTGGACCTGAACTCCTCGGCCGCGCCCGCCAGATCACCGACACCACATTGTCACCCAGGTACAGGACGAAATCCTCGTTGCCGAGGAAGCCCGCGGCGATACGGACACAGTGCGCGAGCCCGGCCGGGGTGTCCTGCCGGATGTAGGTGAGGTCCAGGCCCAGCGCCGCCCCGTCCCCCAGCGCCGCCCGGATCTGGTCGCCGTGCTCGCCCTCCACGACGCCGACCTGCCGTATGCCCATGGCCCGGATGTTGCGCAAGCAGTGCCGCAGGACCGGCTCGTTCGCGACGGGGATCAGCTGCTTGGGCATCGAGAGCGTCAACGGGCGCAACCGGCTACCGCTCCCGCCGGCCAGCACGAGTGCCTTCATGCCCTGCATCCTGAGCCCTGCCGTTCGAGACCTGCTCAAGCGCCGCTCCCCGACCGGCCCGCACGACGGATACCAGGCCCCCCGGCTCCTCACACGCGCTCGTGACGACGCAGCCCGCCACCTCCCCCGGCACAGCATGCAAAACACCGGCGTCAGGCGGCCGCCCACACGCCCCGCGGCACACAACCGCGAGGGCCATGCCTGAACAGCAGCGCCCACCGGTGCCCCCCTCTTGGCCGAAGAACGCAGAACCGGCCCGGACGCCCCGCGCCGACCTGCCACAGCCGAGCAGGGCAGCACACCCCCCGGTACAGCACAACGAACATCCCCCCCCCCGGCCCGCCGGCCAGGACATCCAGACACCGGCCCGACGGCGCGGGCGGCCGCCGGCTCACACACCCGCGTGCTCAACCCCTCCCCCCCGCCACGGGGCCCGGGGTGCCGGGGTGCCGGGCCGTTCCCCTCGTTACCGGTATCCG
This genomic stretch from Streptomyces rubradiris harbors:
- a CDS encoding NDP-hexose 2,3-dehydratase family protein; the encoded protein is MHRSGRFFSVEGLDVAIDGRAWQQPIIVQPRWGSSAFWPR
- a CDS encoding sugar phosphate nucleotidyltransferase; amino-acid sequence: MPPSDLAIMGVYFFTTEICAAVDRISPSPRGELEITDAIQYLIDAGGTVSAQPFTGLWKDTGTVEGLLACNRLLLDGLPPNIAGVVDAASVVHGDVTVERGARVTRSVLRGPLVLGAGSVVEDSVLGPYVALGPQCRVRKAVVRDSILLGGSVVRGGPPVTGEISNGRLRVTAPATSSAEDRSAS
- a CDS encoding sugar phosphate nucleotidyltransferase, coding for MLCRGRWRAASSRARVRSRGAWYPSCGPVGERRLSRSRTAGLRMQGMKALVLAGGSGSRLRPLTLSMPKQLIPVANEPVLRHCLRNIRAMGIRQVGVVEGEHGDQIRAALGDGAALGLDLTYIRQDTPAGLAHCVRIAAGFLGNEDFVLYLGDNVVSVIWRARPRSSGPAGRPRSCCLPRSPIRASTVWPASVRTAMSVRWWRSRLAAERSGDHGCLLLHDGDLCRSRPDQSQPAR